A single region of the Geobacillus subterraneus genome encodes:
- a CDS encoding glycerophosphodiester phosphodiesterase family protein, whose protein sequence is MRRIWLYVGFLLWLPLGLASSAAPQPSVAREPIIIAHRGASGHAPEHTLASYRLAGRMHADYIEVDVRMTKDGKLIAMHDTTLARTTNAETVYPHRSPWHVGDFSLAELKRLDAGSWFSKRFAGEPIPTLEEIIHTLEAERIDAPLYIELKQPGIEKAVVQLLQKHHDLQRGRIIFQSFHPESLQALRPLTPRGIPLIQLIGERETARISPDELLERVAVYADGIGLPLSLASKEWVNAAHSRGLIVHVYTVNAPHDLARLCAMGVDGIFTDYPDRPARIAACRRPPDH, encoded by the coding sequence TGGCTGCCGCTAGGCTTAGCTTCTTCGGCTGCTCCACAGCCGTCTGTCGCCCGTGAGCCGATCATCATCGCCCATCGCGGCGCTTCCGGGCATGCACCGGAACATACACTTGCCTCCTACCGGCTTGCCGGCCGCATGCACGCTGATTATATTGAGGTTGACGTGCGGATGACGAAAGACGGAAAGCTCATCGCCATGCATGATACAACGCTCGCCCGGACGACGAATGCCGAAACCGTCTACCCTCACCGTTCACCGTGGCACGTTGGCGATTTTTCGCTCGCCGAGCTGAAGCGGCTTGATGCCGGCTCGTGGTTTAGCAAGCGCTTTGCCGGCGAACCGATCCCGACCCTTGAGGAGATCATACACACGTTGGAAGCAGAACGAATCGACGCCCCTTTGTATATTGAATTAAAGCAGCCCGGCATCGAAAAAGCGGTCGTACAGCTACTGCAAAAACATCATGATTTACAGCGCGGCCGCATCATATTTCAATCATTTCATCCTGAGAGTTTGCAGGCGCTAAGGCCCCTCACCCCGCGCGGCATTCCGCTCATTCAGCTCATCGGAGAACGCGAGACGGCCCGTATCAGCCCGGACGAGCTGCTAGAGCGGGTCGCCGTCTATGCCGATGGCATCGGCTTGCCGCTTTCGCTCGCCAGTAAAGAGTGGGTGAATGCCGCTCATAGCCGCGGGCTCATCGTGCATGTCTATACCGTCAATGCACCGCACGATCTGGCGCGCCTATGCGCCATGGGCGTGGACGGGATCTTTACCGACTATCCCGACCGCCCAGCTCGCATCGCCGCTTGCCGCCGGCCGCCCGACCATTGA